One genomic region from Bactrocera tryoni isolate S06 chromosome 3, CSIRO_BtryS06_freeze2, whole genome shotgun sequence encodes:
- the LOC120771521 gene encoding inner nuclear membrane protein Man1 has translation MITDGEQLSDAELQEKLSALGFPKVAVTETTRGILTNKLLKSKQNEMKNTLHNIKFNGLSPTKRRSIYNQESSNSFAANRKMSIRNRPMTGSAYSLYQNDSSSNNCNHMHTNVGNNIEHNFPRGTNYSIHTTPEQIVTTLSEHQSHEGVVSRLLSFRDKTFRKPKVCESHQHVCLSLSKGSNKCLNKSKRTFYDFISYVGTQSRLNQSFRPYLLVSFFAMFFIVLALIYILKSPNNLDFDNLRTKVIICEETKYKANCIPAVYIDGTIKLLKNILENLQNRSKKFHCNNKKVAVVETDIINSMDKIEYSNGMQGWKQKLSYAKVLIEENPQWKVVINEGQNTSFSLTNENLSSFCRFYSKVKSFFVIIGIGSIIVTISVSLYMLYRNIKAWRLNRSTVIEQFTTDIVNELIYRASLSEVPEEREVIINHLRDKLIPLNKRNAYLNYWKEALKILEINDSRIQFGQKLCDGTEYRTMTWLSNANSNATNGLLKKWQSPAFGYANKITKPPTSCLKIRHMFDSTESDIYNLKQIIESAIIEKVGNRCCIQEIQIDKKSCCVYVRCCSEFDAGVVHNEINGWWFDKRLISIKFLRLQRYLTRFPESKNSVSALSQ, from the coding sequence ATGATAACAGATGGTGAGCAATTATCGGATGCTGAACTCCAGGAGAAACTAAGTGCTTTGGGATTTCCTAAAGTAGCAGTAACGGAGACTACACGTGGTATTTTAACgaataaattacttaaatctaaacaaaatgaaatgaagaaTACACTGCACAATATAAAGTTTAACGGTCTGTCACCAACGAAACGTAGGAGCATATATAACCAAGAATCATCAAATTCATTTGCAGCAAATCGTAAAATGAGTATAAGAAATCGTCCTATGACCGGTTCGGCATACTCCTTGTACCAAAACGATTCGTCATCAAATAATTGTAACCATATGCATACGAATGTAGGCAATAACATTGAACATAATTTTCCAAGGGGTACAAATTACTCAATTCACACTACGCCAGAACAGATTGTAACTACGCTTTCGGAACATCAAAGTCATGAAGGAGTAGTAAGCAGATTGCTAAGTTTTCGTGACAAAACTTTTAGAAAACCGAAAGTATGTGAAAGTCATCAACACGTATGCTTATCATTGTCGAAAGGATCAAATAAGTgcttaaataaatcaaaacgtACATTTTACGACTTTATATCCTATGTTGGAACGCAATCCCGCCTGAACCAAAGCTTTAGGCCATATTTATTGGTTAGTTTTTTCGCAATGTTTTTTATTGTGTTGGCgttaatttatatattgaaaagtCCAAACAATTTGGATTTTGATAACCTTCGAACTAAGGTAATAATATGTGAAGAGACAAAATATAAAGCGAACTGCATCCCAGCTGTTTACATTGATGGTacaattaaattacttaaaaatattctggAGAATCTACAAAATCGGTCGAAAAAATTCcattgtaacaataaaaaggTTGCTGTCGTCGAAACAGATATTATTAATTCTATGGATAAAATAGAATACTCTAATGGAATGCAGGGGTGGAAACAGAAATTATCCTATGCAAAAGTTCTTATAGAGGAAAACCCTCAATGGAAAGTTGTAATAAATGAGGGACAAAATACAAGTTTTTCTTTAACCAATGAAAATCTCTCGTCATTTTGTAGATTTTATTCCAAAGTTAAGAGTTTCTTTGTAATTATTGGTATTGGTTCCATAATAGTGACAATTTCGGTTTCTTTATATATGCTCTATCGTAACATAAAGGCGTGGAGATTAAATCGCTCTACTGTTATTGAACAGTTTACCACAGATATTGTAAATGAACTAATTTATAGAGCATCATTAAGTGAAGTCCCGGAAGAACGGGAAGTTATTATAAATCATCTCCGTGATAAGTTAATACCTTTAAATAAGCGTAACGCCTATTTGAATTATTGGAAAGAAGCATTGAAAATTCTCGAAATAAACGATAGCAGGATACAATTCGGACAAAAACTTTGTGATGGCACAGAATACCGCACTATGACATGGTTAAGCAATGCAAACTCTAATGCAACAAATGGTTTACTTAAGAAATGGCAAAGTCCGGCTTTTggttatgcaaataaaataactaaacCTCCCACATCATGCTTGAAAATTCGTCATATGTTTGATTCGACAGAATCAGATAtctataatttaaaacaaataatagaatCTGCTATAATAGAGAAAGTTGGAAACCGATGTTGTATTCAAGAAattcaaattgataaaaaaagttGCTGTGTTTATGTCCGTTGTTGCAGTGAATTTGATGCAGGAGTGGTTCATAACGAAATAAATGGCTGGTGGTTCGACAAGCGTTTAATTTCGATTAAATTCTTACGGCTTCAAAGATACCTAACACGTTTTCCAGAAAGTAAAAATTCCGTGTCTGCGCTATCACAATAA